Proteins encoded within one genomic window of Desulfomonile tiedjei:
- the qmoC gene encoding quinone-interacting membrane-bound oxidoreductase complex subunit QmoC → MANGIVAEPDLQFTKDLIAAGAGDLKKCYQCATCSVACRIAPDNRPYPRKEMIWAQWGLKDRLLNDPDVWLCHQCNDCSTQCPRGAYPADVLKAVRKMNIQNNSWPSFLGKLVGEPSLFVLAVGIPVVVVLFLVYISGWTFPAGPVKYSAHHLDPRDGFIWVRAIQVVFSLAMLFAVVSLVFSLKSYWNALEKSASSEAGGARKPFVPSLIDALKEILPHTTFKDCEANNIRYASHLLVFWGMIGLFITTGLVFLQVDILGEIFGMKELMKPPSMNGPNAIPIKILGNVSAVAFVLGLGIMLVRRLTAPEQTGNSSYFDWFFLFTIFGTGVTGLLTELFRWGGSIGGAYGLYTVHLMFVLGLLLYLPFSKFAHLGYRTVAIAWGKSAGRNMTIPVAPNYVPPAPAEASESKSEGAA, encoded by the coding sequence ATGGCAAACGGTATAGTTGCCGAACCTGATCTTCAGTTCACCAAGGATCTAATAGCAGCCGGAGCCGGCGACCTGAAAAAGTGCTATCAATGCGCCACATGCTCGGTTGCTTGCCGTATAGCCCCGGACAATCGCCCTTACCCTCGAAAAGAGATGATTTGGGCCCAGTGGGGGCTAAAAGACCGGCTTCTCAACGATCCCGACGTGTGGTTGTGTCACCAGTGCAATGACTGCTCCACCCAATGTCCCCGTGGTGCATATCCCGCTGATGTTCTTAAAGCCGTGCGCAAGATGAACATACAGAACAATTCCTGGCCCTCGTTCCTGGGCAAGCTTGTGGGCGAGCCGTCGCTGTTTGTTCTTGCCGTAGGCATTCCTGTCGTGGTGGTTTTGTTCCTGGTTTATATCAGCGGGTGGACGTTTCCCGCAGGCCCTGTAAAATATTCAGCGCATCATCTTGATCCCCGCGACGGCTTCATTTGGGTGCGGGCGATTCAGGTGGTCTTTTCCCTCGCTATGCTGTTTGCCGTAGTGTCGCTGGTGTTTAGCCTCAAGAGTTATTGGAATGCTCTCGAGAAAAGCGCCTCGTCCGAGGCAGGCGGCGCTCGCAAGCCTTTTGTGCCCAGTCTCATTGACGCGTTGAAAGAGATCCTGCCGCACACAACCTTCAAAGACTGCGAAGCCAACAACATTCGATATGCATCGCATCTTCTCGTTTTCTGGGGGATGATAGGGCTGTTTATCACTACCGGCTTGGTGTTTCTCCAGGTGGACATTCTGGGAGAAATCTTCGGAATGAAGGAACTGATGAAACCGCCGTCTATGAACGGTCCCAACGCCATTCCGATCAAGATTCTCGGCAATGTGAGCGCTGTAGCGTTCGTGCTCGGACTGGGGATCATGCTGGTTAGAAGGCTGACGGCCCCTGAGCAGACGGGAAACAGTTCGTACTTCGACTGGTTTTTCCTCTTTACGATTTTCGGCACCGGAGTCACTGGCCTGCTGACCGAGCTGTTCCGGTGGGGAGGGTCAATAGGTGGGGCCTACGGCCTGTACACGGTACACCTGATGTTTGTGTTGGGCCTTCTGCTGTATCTTCCTTTCTCGAAGTTCGCCCATCTGGGTTATAGAACCGTTGCTATTGCCTGGGGCAAATCAGCAGGCAGGAACATGACAATTCCTGTGGCACCGAATTATGTTCCTCCAGCGCCGGCCGAGGCATCGGAATCCAAAAGCGAGGGCGCTGCGTAA
- a CDS encoding L,D-transpeptidase family protein codes for MLLLNSQKSLPQAGLLAKILLPLTVCLTLFGSPAAECGEPLYPVALMNWMVEGSFHALIVDKSQQKLTVWKVKDGEPTMVESYKCSTGENDGDKWVRGDMRTPEGVYFFCSVIDGRTLPTKYGLWAFTTDYPNFVDRRRGKNGDGIWLHGRDKPLGPKPDSNGCIAVENQDLVKISRFVRLQSTPLIVVEKMLMAPRSRIVEQEREVRDFVERWRQSWETRDLDGYMSRYSTNFQSCWLDYNGWKEKKRKLNKRYSKIRVRLGAVYLYRQNGLITAIFTQNYSSDGFTSSGIKVLYLTHKGKYEIYVEDYHQPVDDPFPAGPLIARAGGQPGLGTDEGQDFRIRLVSTDEPENGSYEENETPRPSAPSKGVVLHRLAGATTNGESVPPLEVNEKSADGSFPERLIVASMVPAYSPVPEAVPERRRHVRQVVVAAEPVKPKPEASGPLTVKPGQMLDGKPATAEPTPLVASAPKESGEAASRPFGMEASAGDPQTLKVSEKEAVFGFLNKWKLAWEQKDLDRYVKMYHADFGQDKATYKTFLQTKKSFFRKYRQIRVEMDRVEIRKVQDQLVIRFVQTFRGDEYSDKGWKRMVLAGSKDKGFRILSEDWSPL; via the coding sequence ATGTTGTTGCTCAATTCCCAAAAATCGCTCCCTCAGGCTGGGCTGCTGGCAAAAATACTCCTGCCACTGACTGTATGCCTGACACTTTTCGGCTCTCCCGCAGCCGAATGCGGAGAACCTCTTTATCCTGTCGCTCTGATGAACTGGATGGTGGAAGGGTCTTTTCATGCTCTGATAGTCGACAAATCCCAGCAGAAGCTGACCGTCTGGAAGGTTAAAGACGGTGAGCCCACCATGGTCGAATCCTACAAATGTTCAACAGGCGAAAACGATGGCGACAAATGGGTAAGGGGGGATATGAGAACCCCGGAGGGGGTCTATTTCTTTTGCTCTGTCATTGACGGGCGCACGCTGCCTACCAAGTACGGTCTATGGGCTTTCACCACTGATTATCCGAATTTCGTTGACCGTCGTCGAGGCAAGAACGGTGATGGAATTTGGCTGCACGGCCGCGATAAGCCCCTGGGCCCCAAGCCCGATTCCAATGGTTGCATAGCGGTCGAGAATCAGGACCTGGTCAAGATCTCGCGGTTCGTAAGGCTACAGAGCACCCCGTTGATTGTCGTGGAAAAAATGCTGATGGCGCCCAGATCCCGCATCGTCGAACAGGAGCGGGAAGTGAGGGATTTCGTCGAACGGTGGCGACAAAGCTGGGAGACGCGAGATCTCGACGGGTACATGTCACGCTATTCCACTAATTTCCAAAGCTGTTGGTTGGACTACAACGGATGGAAGGAAAAGAAACGCAAGCTGAACAAGCGTTACTCGAAGATTCGTGTTCGGCTCGGCGCGGTGTATCTTTACAGGCAAAACGGGCTGATAACCGCGATCTTTACTCAGAATTACAGTTCCGACGGCTTCACGAGTTCGGGCATAAAAGTGCTGTACTTGACCCACAAAGGGAAATACGAGATCTACGTGGAGGATTACCATCAGCCGGTGGATGATCCTTTCCCGGCAGGGCCTCTTATCGCCAGAGCCGGCGGACAGCCGGGCTTGGGAACGGATGAGGGACAAGATTTCCGCATCCGCTTGGTTTCCACCGATGAGCCGGAGAACGGGAGTTACGAGGAGAACGAGACGCCGAGGCCGTCTGCTCCGTCAAAAGGGGTAGTATTGCACAGGTTGGCAGGGGCGACCACAAATGGTGAGTCAGTTCCGCCTCTGGAAGTAAACGAGAAATCCGCGGATGGCTCATTTCCCGAAAGGCTAATAGTCGCCAGCATGGTGCCCGCGTACAGCCCTGTTCCCGAGGCGGTACCTGAGCGCCGCAGGCATGTCCGGCAGGTGGTTGTGGCAGCGGAGCCGGTGAAACCAAAGCCGGAGGCCTCTGGCCCGTTAACGGTTAAGCCCGGCCAGATGTTGGACGGCAAACCAGCGACCGCAGAGCCCACCCCGCTGGTGGCGTCAGCCCCGAAGGAGAGTGGAGAAGCTGCGTCGCGGCCCTTTGGGATGGAAGCCTCGGCTGGGGATCCACAAACTCTCAAGGTATCGGAAAAAGAAGCGGTTTTCGGCTTTCTCAACAAGTGGAAGCTGGCCTGGGAGCAAAAGGATCTTGACAGGTACGTAAAAATGTATCATGCGGATTTCGGGCAGGATAAGGCAACCTATAAAACTTTCCTGCAAACGAAGAAGAGCTTCTTCCGAAAGTACCGCCAGATCCGAGTTGAGATGGACCGGGTGGAAATCAGGAAGGTTCAAGACCAACTAGTCATACGGTTTGTCCAGACCTTCCGGGGAGATGAATACAGTGACAAAGGTTGGAAACGCATGGTCTTGGCTGGCAGCAAAGATAAAGGGTTCCGAATCCTCTCTGAAGACTGGTCCCCCTTATAG
- a CDS encoding adenylosuccinate lyase — MVPRYTRAEMGKIWEPSNRYRKWLDIELAVCEAWADRGVIPRESMERIRAKADFDPKRIDEIEVTTRHDVIAFTTSVAEFVGEDSRFIHRGLTSYDVVDTALCLLLQEAGRLIREGLVSLMDALKERALEHRHTPMVGRSHGIHAEPITFGLKLALFYSEMGRHLIRWDEALETISVGKISGAVGTYAHLDPQMEEAVLAKLGLKPASVSSQIIQRDRHAQYFTALALMASSLEKIAVEIRHLQRTEVAEVEEFFHKGQKGSSAMPHKRNPVLTENLSGLARLIRGYAMTAMENVPLWHERDISHSSVERVIAPDATILADFMLHRLTSVIRNMLIYKEKMMENLHSSRGLIFSESILIGLVDRGLTREEAYALVQRNAMKAWEENRDFKGLLLEDAEILKHLPIKEIEAAFDIDHALRWVDSIFNRVFN, encoded by the coding sequence TTGGTCCCACGATACACTCGTGCGGAAATGGGAAAAATCTGGGAACCCAGCAACCGTTACCGCAAGTGGCTGGATATAGAACTCGCCGTCTGTGAAGCTTGGGCCGACCGAGGGGTTATACCTCGAGAGAGCATGGAACGCATCAGGGCCAAAGCCGATTTCGATCCGAAGAGAATAGACGAAATCGAAGTAACCACTCGCCATGACGTGATTGCTTTTACCACGTCTGTGGCGGAATTCGTGGGCGAGGACTCTCGATTCATTCACAGAGGCCTCACATCCTATGACGTAGTAGATACGGCTCTGTGCCTGCTTCTCCAAGAGGCCGGCCGGCTGATCCGTGAAGGCCTTGTTTCGCTCATGGATGCGCTCAAGGAGCGGGCCCTGGAGCATCGCCACACTCCGATGGTAGGCCGCTCGCACGGTATCCACGCGGAGCCGATCACCTTCGGCCTGAAATTGGCCCTGTTCTACAGTGAGATGGGTCGGCATCTGATTCGATGGGATGAAGCCCTTGAGACAATCTCTGTGGGGAAGATCTCGGGGGCCGTGGGAACCTATGCTCATCTGGACCCTCAGATGGAAGAAGCCGTATTGGCCAAACTGGGCCTTAAGCCTGCTTCCGTATCGAGCCAGATCATTCAGCGGGACCGCCATGCGCAGTACTTTACGGCCCTGGCCCTGATGGCCTCGAGCCTGGAAAAGATCGCTGTGGAAATACGGCATCTCCAACGAACAGAGGTCGCGGAGGTGGAAGAGTTCTTCCACAAAGGGCAAAAGGGGTCATCCGCCATGCCTCACAAGCGGAACCCCGTGCTCACGGAGAACCTGAGCGGGTTGGCCAGGCTCATTAGAGGCTACGCGATGACTGCCATGGAGAATGTCCCGCTATGGCACGAACGGGACATCTCGCATTCCTCCGTGGAAAGGGTCATCGCGCCGGACGCCACCATCTTGGCTGATTTCATGCTTCATCGGCTTACGTCGGTGATACGCAACATGCTGATATACAAGGAAAAGATGATGGAAAACCTCCATTCAAGCCGAGGACTAATCTTTTCCGAGTCTATCCTGATCGGGTTGGTGGACAGAGGCCTTACGCGAGAAGAGGCTTACGCCCTGGTGCAGCGCAATGCAATGAAAGCGTGGGAAGAGAACCGGGATTTCAAGGGGCTCCTCCTGGAGGATGCGGAGATTCTGAAGCATCTGCCAATCAAGGAGATAGAAGCGGCTTTTGACATTGACCATGCGTTGAGGTGGGTGGACTCCATTTTTAATAGGGTTTTTAACTAA